The DNA segment AACTGATCCAACAATTATAAGTTTAAAATCACCTGATTCAAATTAACCAGGCCCAAATATTAAAGATTCACTAGGGTCAATTCCTTAGAGTGCACTCCAAAATCAGGCTAATAGCCCATTTACTCAATGTCAAGAAGCCTTATCAGTGACCCAGCCTATGTACTGGGGCAGACTCAAACCATGAAAAGGCCCAATATTGtctttaggttaaaattgatgttAGGCCCTATACTTTGTCAAAATTTAAAGTCCTATACTTAATTTTACTtttccaatttaaaaatttcactgcAAAAATTAACATCATTAGTATTTGGTTAATTATTCCACAAGTTCTTTTACTTTtcataaatttgtaatttagtttatataatttttatttctagCCATTTAGTCCcattactttttagatttcaaaattcaagtccaaagAGCCTAAGGGCTTTGGCACTTGGTGCCTAGGTTTATataatttaagagaaatttattttaatttttttgtatgaatattgatatgataggaaaatcgtatgaaaatatcgatagaaaaattttacagaTTTAGTGGtttgttagaaaaagaaattattgaagaaaattgggtaaaaacaaggtatagAGACCTCGATCTCCTAAAACTGAgtcagaaatatttttataaatatttatgaaatgttagtaatgtgatattaaaatttcgttaggaaattttaacgtttgggtagtcaattaactgaaaatgactaaattggaaaatgtgtaaaagtggctaggatgattaaatagcttaagtgtctaatgagaaagAATTTAAAacgcaattagacccaaaatttatttggttcGCCTGCtgagggcatgaaatcagcaaggaaatggatgatttaagggaaaaattgaaatattgtataattaactaaataaaattaggactaatatggaaatatctagatttcttgtGAGTTCTCTTCATTCTCATTGGCCAAAATGCCATGGGATGAGTTttttaagctggtatttcataatttttgctccaagtgagttaatccttaccttttttcttatattttttttgtgtttttaaggcttttacaactaggtcctattattaaattcattagtttttgatttcatggatgaaattgaaattcaCCATGGTTTAttgctgtaattttatgatgaaatagcatgaaattgaagctttaatttgtttatgagatgattttattaggtaattttaatagaaattgatttttaggacctaattgtaaaaaaattagaattaaagtctagtgctgaaattatgatttccaaaagtTATAAAGTAGtctaaagtgatagaataaagtgttaattgagaaaaatcaactcaattgagaggttaattgagcaggaacgaaattatcatttattaaaagcttagggaaaaatgataattaacatcttgcactaaaacagttttggatagcagcagtagactaactttgaaaaatcaccataaattgtggaaatcgaattagaggatgaacaaaatatggaattaaagcttattaagtctagtttcccGTAGAAGAAACTATAATTGAAAGATGAATTTCTTCACTGTTATATAAGCAATggaaattttttatgttaattgaaagatgaatttataattatcaaaatagtatTTCACTAATCTATCATTAAAAGATGGAAATTTAGAACAATGACAACACAATTAGGCAAAAACCTGATTCGACCAGGAAAATAGCTGAAATTCGAAGGCTTAGGACCATCATAACATTAAGAAAACAAGGAAATATGAAACTAGAATTTTTCCAAGGAATTCAACTACAATTGACAAGGAAAAAGCAAACACACAATCCGTAGGCAGATGACAAAGTCTCAACCAAATGAAGACATCAAAATTGATCTAAAAAACTGTAAGTACCAGACTATTGAAAACCAAAATCAAAAGGCATTGACATTTATCAAATGCAATCTCATTTCTTCTTGGCAGCATTTTTGTTGACCTTAGCACCAGTTGAATCCTTCTTCTCAACGCTCTTGATGACACCAACAGCCAGTCTAACGCATGTCCCTGACAGCATATCATCCAAGGGGTGGGTACTCAGAGAAAGTCTCCACAACCATAGGCTTGGTGGGAACCATCTTTATCATCCATGCATCACCATTCTTCAAGAACTTGCGCTCCTTCTCGAGTTCCTTTCCAGATCGCCTGTCGATCATGGTCAGCAATTCAGAAAATTTCACAGCAATGTGGGAGGTATGGCAGTCAAGGACTGGGGCATATTCGTTTCCAATCTGCCCTGGGTGGTTCATGATGATGACTTGAGAGGTGAAGCTGGCAGCCTCCTTTGCAGAATCATCCCTACGGTTATTATCCGAATACATGTCTTTGTTTCGGAAAGAGTTGCATTCTTGCAATTCTTTTTTACGGTTACCTATTTATTTGGTTCTGTTAGAATATTGAATGATATTTGGGCTTGTTTGTTACAGCAAATGCCTTGGTTGTGTCTAGGTTCAGCGAGAGTCAAAATCCTCAGACTTCAAAGGTGTTGCAGGTAGAACAAATATCAACCTCGAAACGTGATCTTCATCACATACTATTGATCAAAAGTACAATGCATAAACGGTATTTCTTTCAGGTGTTGTGACTGACAGAGTTCGTGAAGCTCACCATAATGGATCTGCTCCAGTGATGTTGCTCTTTCCAGGTTAACTGTCGTTTTGATCTGCTATGTACATTTGTATGTATGTACGTATTTATGTATGCCCGTAGGTGATATTTCGTAGTTGTTTGATTCGTTTTTCTTTTGACAACAGAAGGAACTACAACCAATGGGGATTACCTTCTCTCGTTCAAGACCGGTGCGTTTTTGGCCGGAGCACCTGTGGTGCCTGTTATATTAAGGTATCCATACCAACGATTTAGTCCAGCCTAGGATTCAATAACAGGGGTGAGTATTTCTCAAGCAAATTCAAGatagattttataaattttgataataaatcTATTGGTCTAATGGTGAATCTCATCCCTctattttactaaaattgatAAGTTAGTCCCTCTGCTTTAATTCCTTGCATATAAATTTTTGAACTGCTGATTTTCAACTTAGTGATTCAATGGGAAGGTTTAATGATGTTATCCAATTGAACTACTCAGTTTTCTCAAAATACAAGGATCAAGTTCTTAATTTTCATAGAGGGATGAAATTCATAAATAGAGCAAAATTTATTTGTTCCTTTGATTAAGTAGCTATGTAATACATTGAAATTGTTATTAAGATGGAAGATTATAGGGAAAATATATAGCATGATTTATTTCTTCATGCAAGAAAACAATGAAATCATAGTGAATAACTTTACCAGTTTTTTCCGTGCTGCTGCTAATGTTCTGTGTTGTTCTCCATAGGTGCGTCATGTTGTTTTTCTTCTATGCCAAATCGTAAATCACATGGAAGTGATGCACTTACCGACCTACTACCCCTTACAGCAAGAGAAGGACGATCCGAAACTATATGCTAATAACGTCCGAAGATTGATGGCAACCGAGGTATGCATATATCGAACCGTCTTATCGGATCATCAAATATTTGGTCATATTGATTGATTATAGGCCCTCTTAGATACTTCTCTTACCATCACTCTGCACAGTTACCATTAAAGCTAAACTGGCCCTTGAGAAAATATCTATCTTAACCAACTAATGATAGATGTAAGTCCGTTGAGCCACATTTGATATTTATTGTGCCGTGTAGTCACCGATATGCAGTAAAGTGACCATAAAATCTTATGGTAACATGGCACGCAATTAGTCGAATCATCATTCATGTTGATGCCAATCTGTAACTCTCAGTTTAATTTTGTGGTTGCAGGGTAATTTGATTATGTCAGATATAGGACTGGCCGAGAAGCGAATGTATCATGCTGCTCTCAATGGTAATAATCGCCTGCCTAGTGTTTTGCATCAGAAAGACGATTGATAACTTCTTGGCCTTGCTCCCAAACAAATATCGAGTCTCAGTTAAGTTCCTTAGTTTACACCGGTATTTTCCATGAACGCACTGACTAAACCGTAGGGCTTGTTTCTCGTCGCCATTTGCTGTTATATTGTAAACTTTATTCTTGGTACTTGTTGCCATTAGATAAAGATTATAAATACAGATTCAAATTTGCTTTTAGAGCTGAATTCATATATGCTACTCTTTTACATTTTTGTCTCCTTTACTCCAGATTGGTGTACTAGCAGATTTTTGGATCGATTGATCCAATTTCAACAACTAcgtttttacaaaataaaattttattggttAACGAGTCACTCAATTTTCTCTCCTTTATTCCGTATCAATGTACTGGTCGATTCTTGAATGGATTGATCCAGTTTCAAcataaaatggaaagaaaaatttatgtatcaaataataattttaatatatattttaaaatctaaaaaaaataaaaacatttatcatcactttaactttttttttattaaaaatgatattaacagtggataattaaaatattattacaacACCAttgctaaaaagggacaaaagaTATAGTAGTGGGAAAGAGAACCCTCTTTTCATAGCAAAGACATATGTGAAACGACAAGTTTGTCCTAGTCAAAACGCATCAAAGCTACCGAGAGTAGGCTGAGTTAGAGGTGATGGATGTAGGGGCGAAGCTAAGAATTCAGTATTGAGGGAgctgaaataaaattttaaaatttagaggggtaaaaacaaaaattttatgttaaaaaaagtttaaattgaaaatttaataattaggAGGGACTAAAATCATTATTAATTCACTTAACTAGAGCCATCAAGGCCCCTGTGTAGATATAGTAGAATAAAGAAAGGGAAAGTTTGAGTTATATCATTGGGAAAACTTCAATCtttaggttaaattttaaattttattattagttccTATACTTAGTGAAAATTGTaattttagtctctatattttaatttaattaattttagtctttgtactttttgaattagttaattttagtcctatccaaatagaaataattaaatcattttggttaaattcaattattagtctTATACTATAGTTATAggattaattctatttttttttttttttttgtcaaatctctaaactaaaaatttaaagtatgtttaatacattatttgaactttttttatttaaacaattGACAATTATTGGGTCATGGCCCAACGGTGAAGGTGTCTGCCACCTTATCAAACTTGGGCTTGAATTGCGCCACTCCCTTCTCCTCTATTTTAAATTCTGAATGAAGCAAAAATAAGGGAAAACCTTGGTAAAATTTTTGTGCGCTAAAATGTGATTTTAGGAATTAAGAATTATAGATAAAAAAGTAAGTGaacaaatttgatataaaaaagcCTTAATTATTCTCGCACCACCATACCCCTTCTTCCCCTCCCTCGTCGACCAACTCGCCTCCGCGGTCTTTCTCGCCGTCCCTTCTCCCTCATCTCCCCTCTCTTTTCATCCCTCGTCGAACACCCACAGCCCCAGCCGCACGCCCCACCCAGCACACCAGCCTCCCCCTCGCCTCTCTTTCACCCATTCGTCCTCCTAAAACCCAAACCGTTCTTACTAAAACCCCACGACCCGAACCGAGCCAACCCGAGCCCCACCGTCCACTGCCGTCCTCCCATTTGACCGACTCGCGCGGCCACTCTGACCACCGGCCTCATACGGTCGGTTTCTTCCCCTTTGCCCTGTTTCCTTTTCTGTCTTatgatcattttatttattttttatttttttcccttatcatttttcttattattttgttCCTTCATAAGTGATTGGTTTAGTTTCTTGTTCTTCTTGCTTTTACTTAGTTATTCTTGAGTATCTAGTTCTTTACTGTTGCTTTTGGTTCGTTTTATTA comes from the Gossypium hirsutum isolate 1008001.06 chromosome A06, Gossypium_hirsutum_v2.1, whole genome shotgun sequence genome and includes:
- the LOC107938902 gene encoding elongation factor 1-alpha, whose translation is MYSDNNRRDDSAKEAASFTSQVIIMNHPGQIGNEYAPVLDCHTSHIAVKFSELLTMIDRRSGKELEKERKFLKNGDAWMIKMVPTKPMVVETFSEYPPLG